In Apium graveolens cultivar Ventura chromosome 10, ASM990537v1, whole genome shotgun sequence, the following are encoded in one genomic region:
- the LOC141689375 gene encoding growth-regulating factor 3-like, whose translation MDLEHLKQWTEQQKQKHEAEQQTDLTRLLLNDCYYQQQPSNSSELPLFASPADQTKLHLHSVPTSSSGMTGTSSYFSIGQWQELEVQACIFRHMIAGAPIPPQLLHLVKKSLILNSHSSSPYCYSSPYQTALLQSGGYWGRGAMDPEPGRCRRTDGKKWRCSRDVVGGYKYCDRHMHRGRNRSRKPVEVPTQSSTAAPLASNNNITTINNSSGVSINSNINQAIAARAPTATTHGLSRPSHSFDLLHLNHRSSETVTEATGLFRTAKNEISEDDLSGSQILRPFFNDWPRSVEESENIMNNDSPGTSLSISVPGKPLSDFSLKLSTGASGGNHGPETNEQSHLQWGSSTSPWGLNQMGGPLAEALRSASTPKSSPTSVLHQLRGATNFIST comes from the exons ATGGATTTGGAGCATCTTAAGCAGTGGACAGAGCAGCAGAAGCAGAAGCATGAGGCAGAGCAACAGACAGACTTAACAAGACTACTTCTAAATGACTGTTACTACCAGCAACAACCCTCTAACTCTTCAGAGCTTCCTTTGTTTGCTTCACCTGCTGATCAAACTAAACTCCACCTTCATTCGGTACCCACTTCTTCTTCTG GAATGACTGGAACAAGTAGCTACTTTAGCATAGGTCAGTGGCAGGAGCTTGAAGTACAGGCATGTATCTTTAGGCATATGATAGCTGGTGCTCCTATTCCTCCACAACTACTGCATTTGGTTAAAAAGAGCCTCATTCTTAACTCTCATTCTTCTTCCCCATACTGTTACTCCTCCCCTTATCAAACAGCTT TGTTGCAATCAGGGGGGTACTGGGGAAGAGGAGCAATGGATCCGGAGCCAGGGAGGTGCAGGAGGACTGATGGGAAGAAATGGAGGTGTTCCAGGGATGTTGTGGGCGGCTACAAGTACTGTGACCGTCACATGCACCGCGGACGCAACCGTTCAAGAAAGCCTGTGGAAGTTCCCACTCAGTCCTCTACTGCTGCTCCACTTGCGAGTAATAACAACATTACTACTATTAACAATAGCAGTGGAGTTTCGATAAATTCCAACATTAATCAAGCCATTGCTGCTCGGGCACCGACAGCCACCACTCATGGTCTTTCTAGACCTTCACATTCCTTTGATTTGCTTCATCTCAATCATAG GTCCTCTGAAACTGTAACTGAAGCTACAGGTTTATTTAGAACTGCGAAAAATGAGATATCTGAGGATGATTTATCGGGAAGTCAGATCCTACGTCCTTTCTTTAATGACTGGCCGAGATCTGTTGAAGAATCAGAAAACATCATGAACAACGATAGTCCAGGAACTTCTCTCTCCATTTCAGTTCCAGGGAAACCGTTATCCGATTTCTCTTTGAAGTTGTCCACAGGTGCTAGTGGAGGAAATCATGGACCTGAAACAAATGAGCAATCCCATTTACAATGGGGAAGCTCTACGTCCCCTTGGGGGCTGAATCAAATGGGCGGACCACTAGCCGAAGCATTGAGATCAGCGTCAACCCCTAAATCTTCTCCTACAAGTGTTCTACACCAGCTTCGTGGAGCAACCAATTTTATCAGCACCTGA